From a single Silene latifolia isolate original U9 population chromosome 6, ASM4854445v1, whole genome shotgun sequence genomic region:
- the LOC141587667 gene encoding F-box/kelch-repeat protein At3g06240-like, with translation MTTRNKTQVSSSSNNHPTQISEFKFFPPEIWIQILAKLPAKSLLKFRCVCKSWCSIIDDPDFIHIHFQLCQIPNSGNNTRSLLALEGLEYRQNQWAGCLLTIVHCETLQETGLIFRKSDLYSYRIIGSCNGLILVIRNDGHPFYQKDLRLWNPCIRKSLVIPTCPLPSSLLMYAVYVFGFALTSKDYKVVAIASEKSVGEVPRRMYVAVYTLHDQQWTVRNDGLNVRSPNIIGRFWPYYCLSAAVFLKGVAYWLGNLDRDGNQFSHLGSFDFDTEEFAFSGLPSSWEERGSFRHLFLLGESLAIFRISEVASSIWVLDQDNKKGPWIRRFSGKSSQDGYELFRFLLNQKVFFCENDGGYFICGNKSYNIASSEVQEFKEFKSLSLQLEVYSETLVLSQGYGVSDLRFFP, from the coding sequence ATGACGACAAGAAATAAAACCCAAGTTTCATCAAGCAGTAACAATCATCCGACTCAGATTTCAGAATTCAAGTTCTTCCCACCCGAAATTTGGATCCAAATCTTGGCAAAATTGCCGGCAAAAAGCCTATTAAAATTCAGGTGCGTATGTAAATCTTGGTGCTCTATTATTGATGATCCTGATTTCATTCACATACATTTTCAACTTTGCCAAATTCCCAATTCTGGAAATAATACTAGATCATTATTAGCCCTCGAGGGTTTGGAATACCGTCAAAATCAGTGGGCTGGGTGTTTGTTGACAATTGTTCATTGTGAAACGCTTCAAGAAACCGGTCTCATTTTCAGAAAATCTGATTTGTACTCGTACCGTATTATTGGTAGTTGTAATGGGTTGATCCTTGTTATTAGAAATGATGGTCATCCTTTTTACCAGAAAGATTTGAGATTGTGGAACCCTTGTATTCGCAAATCATTGGTGATTCCCACTTGCCCACTTCCCTCATCTTTGCTCATGTATGCTGTTTATGTGTTTGGGTTTGCCCTTACTAGTAAGGACTATAAAGTCGTTGCAATTGCATCGGAAAAAAGTGTCGGTGAAGTGCCTAGGAGAATGTATGTCGCAGTTTATACGCTCCATGATCAACAATGGACTGTTCGAAATGATGGTTTGAATGTCCGTTCTCCAAACATTATTGGAAGGTTTTGGCCATATTATTGTTTATCGGCTGCTGTTTTCCTGAAAGGAGTGGCGTATTGGCTTGGGAATCTTGATAGAGATGGGAATCAGTTTTCTCATCTTGGTTCCTTTGACTTTGATACAGAAGAATTCGCCTTTTCAGGACTGCCATCTAGTTGGGAAGAAAGAGGCTCATTTAGGCACCTGTTTCTTCTTGGGGAATCACTTGCGATTTTCAGAATTTCCGAGGTAGCTTCCAGCATATGGGTGCTAGATCAGGACAACAAAAAGGGGCCATGGATTCGAAGATTCTCGGGGAAATCAAGTCAGGATGGATATGAACtattcagatttttattaaatCAAAAGGTTTTCTTTTGTGAGAATGACGGTGGTTATTTTATTTGTGGGAATAAATCGTATAATATAGCTAGTTCTGAAGTGCAGGAGTTCAAAGAGTTTAAAAGCCTCTCTTTACAACTAGAAGTGTATTCGGAGACCTTGGTGTTGTCCCAAGGATACGGAGTAAGCGATTTGAGGTTTTTCCCATGA
- the LOC141587668 gene encoding F-box/kelch-repeat protein At3g06240-like — MKSSKNPTTLSNLVYISECKYLPPDIWTRILSTLPAKTLLKLRCVCKSWCSIIDNPDFAHMQAQFNSENNTSNRVLVALEGMGYTGGQGCVLTVRDAETLSKTDHIFRIHSYRYRLIGSCNGLLLVERSAPQGCLKELRLWNPCIRKSLILPNCPLPSPLLYNSWYLFGFAHDNKDYKVVAFGFDNSQGIENEKIYFAVYTLSNQQCTVRHDPLNVSSLNNNVSMFWMFNSLSAAVFFRGAAHWLGNNDNQRLAFTHLGSFDFDQEKVTLLELPFTCEERGSLRFLFLLGGSLAVFSISEVSSSIWVLEQDNQKGPWTLWFSGKSSEDGYEVFKLCYVNLEKVFYFENDGGYLVCGNKAYNIGSGQVQPFKRYMSSHLKLETYLESLVLFKGYGARDLRSFP; from the coding sequence atgaaaagcAGTAAGAATCCCACAACTTTATCGAATTTGGTCTATATTTCTGAATGCAAGTACTTACCACCCGATATTTGGACTCGTATTTTGTCAACATTACCTGCTAAAACCCTATTAAAACTCAGGTGCGTATGTAAATCTTGGTGCTCCATTATTGATAACCCTGATTTCGCTCACATGCAAGCCCAATTCAATTCTGaaaataatacgagtaatagagTATTGGTAGCTCTCGAGGGTATGGGATACACTGGAGGTCAAGGCTGTGTGTTGACAGTTCGTGATGCTGAAACTCTTAGTAAAACCGATCACATTTTTAGAATACATTCGTACAGGTACCGTCTTATAGGTAGCTGTAATGGCTTGCTTTTAGTTGAACGATCTGCTCCTCAGGGTTGCCTTAAGGAATTGAGATTGTGGAACCCTTGTATTCGCAAATCGTTGATACTTCCCAATTGCCCACTTCCCTCTCCTTTGCTATACAATAGTTGGTATTTGTTCGGATTTGCCCATGATAATAAGGATTATAAAGTTGTTGCATTTGGATTTGATAATAGTCAGGGGATAGAGAATGAAAAAATTTATTTTGCAGTTTATACTCTCAGTAATCAGCAATGCACCGTCAGACATGATCCCCTAAATGTCAGTAGTCTGAACAATAATGTTAGTATGTTTTGGATGTTTAATTCTTTATCAGCCGCTGTTTTCTTTCGAGGCGCAGCACACTGGCTCGGAAATAATGATAACCAAAGGCTTGCATTTACTCATCTTGGTTCCTTTGACTTTGATCAGGAAAAAGTAACCCTTTTGGAACTGCCATTTACTTGCGAAGAAAGAGGCTCCTTaaggtttctttttcttcttggGGGGTCGCTAGCCGTCTTCAGTATTTCTGAGGTAAGTTCCAGCATATGGGTGCTAGAACAGGACAACCAAAAGGGGCCATGGACTCTATGGTTTTCTGGGAAATCAAGTGAGGATGGTTATGAAGTTTTCAAGTTGTGCTATGTTAATCTTGAAAAGGTGTTCTATTTTGAGAATGATGGCGGCTATTTAGTTTGTGGGAACAAGGCTTATAATATAGGTAGTGGCCAAGTGCAGCCGTTTAAAAGATATATGAGCTCTCATTTAAAACTGGAAACGTATTTGGAGAGCTTGGTGTTGTTCAAAGGATATGGAGCTCGTGATTTGAGGTCGTTTCCATGA
- the LOC141587666 gene encoding F-box/kelch-repeat protein At3g23880-like, whose product MTTRKKPQFLSRSNNHPTQITEFKFLPPEIWTQILEKSPAKTLLKFRCVCKSWCSIIDQTEFIHTHPQISQILNSGNDNRSLLSLELVEYHGNRCPGCLLTLRHPKTLQETSSIFRKSDLYSYRIIGSCNGLILVNRIGGFYVYQKDLRLWNPCIRKSLVIPACPFHRSLLLDCVYLFGYAPVNKDYKVIAIASEKGEGEETRKMYVAIYTLSDQQWTIRNDELNIKLPNAIDMFLPFYCLSSAVFLKGVAYWLGNVDKQRNELTHLGSFDFDKEEIVLLELPSSWEERGSSKFLFLFGESLAIFRITGVASSIWVLDQDNKKEPWTRRFLGKSSQDGYKLFRCFVNEKVFFCESDGGYFICGNKLYNITSCEVREYEGFIYFKLQLEMYSESLVLSNVYGARDLRFFP is encoded by the coding sequence ATGACGACAAgaaaaaagccccaatttttatCAAGAAGTAACAATCATCCGACCCAGATTACGGAATTCAAGTTCTTGCCACCCGAAATTTGGACTCAGATCCTTGAAAAATCGCCGGCGAAAACCCTATTAAAATTCAGGTGCGTATGTAAGTCTTGGTGCTCTATTATTGATCAAACTGAATTCATTCACACGCATCCTCAAATTTCCCAAATCCTCAATTCTGGGAATGATAATAGATCATTATTATCCCTTGAGCTTGTGGAATACCATGGAAATCGATGTCCAGGGTGTTTGTTGACACTTCGTCATCCCAAAACGCTTCAAGAAACCAGTTCCATTTTCAGGAAATCTGATTTGTACTCGTACCGTATTATTGGTAGTTGTAATGGGTTGATCCTTGTTAATAGAATTGGTGGTTTTTATGTATACCAGAAAGATTTGAGACTGTGGAACCCTTGTATTCGTAAATCATTGGTAATTCCCGCTTGCCCATTTCACCGATCTTTGCTACTGGATTGTGTTTATCTGTTTGGTTATGCTCCTGTTAATAAGGATTATAAAGTCATTGCGATTGCATCGGAAAAAGGTGAGGGTGAAGAGACTAGGAAGATGTATGTTGCAATTTATACACTCTCTGATCAACAATGGACTATTAGAAATGATGAGTTGAATATCAAGCTTCCGAATGCTATTGATATGTTTCTGCCATTTTACTGTTTATCGTCTGCTGTTTTCTTGAAAGGAGTCGCATATTGGCTTGGTAATGTTGATAAACAAAGGAATGAATTAACTCATCTTGGTTCCTTTGACTTTGATAAGGAAGAAATCGTCTTATTGGAACTGCCATCTAGTTGGGAAGAAAGGGGCTCATCTAAGTTTCTGTTTCTTTTTGGTGAATCCCTTGCGATTTTCAGAATTACCGGGGTAGCTTCCAGCATATGGGTGCTAGATCAGGACAACAAAAAGGAGCCATGGACTCGAAGGTTCTTGGGGAAATCAAGTCAGGATGGTTATAAACTATTCAGATGTTTTGTAAACGAAAAGGTTTTCTTTTGCGAGAGTGATGGTGGCTATTTTATTTGTGGGAATAAGTTGTATAATATAACCAGTTGTGAAGTGCGGGAGTACGAAGGTTTTATTTACTTCAAATTACAACTAGAAATGTATTCGGAGAGCTTGGTGTTGTCCAACGTATATGGAGCACGCGATTTGAGGTTTTTCCCATGA